One part of the Archangium lipolyticum genome encodes these proteins:
- a CDS encoding response regulator, whose amino-acid sequence MSLPSLLLVDDSDAILALERAILSGHYALNTASNGKEALEKVGLVQPAAILLDLSMPEMDGDEVLRRLKANPVTSAIPVIIISSEAARAEACLSLGAELFLAKPFRADELLSAVENALANARRRARAGSMALLRLTVGGLEFAIPLDAVRQVILQPATRPLPLGPSYMSEFFELRGQPVCVLDLARRLDVDHREVVEERKLVILEINGVQLALSVDAVQDPEEYQSSDIERAERVGGSGHGQLKETLVGMLRAGERSVPIFEPGAFATQELLREALAVLRPAEVERSA is encoded by the coding sequence GTGAGCCTCCCGTCCCTGCTCCTCGTCGACGACAGTGATGCCATCCTCGCGCTCGAGCGCGCGATCCTCTCCGGCCATTACGCGCTGAACACCGCGAGCAATGGCAAGGAAGCGCTCGAGAAGGTGGGGTTGGTGCAGCCCGCCGCCATCCTGCTGGACCTCTCCATGCCGGAGATGGACGGCGATGAGGTCCTCCGGCGTTTGAAGGCGAACCCGGTCACCTCGGCGATCCCCGTCATCATCATCTCCTCGGAGGCGGCGCGCGCGGAGGCGTGCCTGTCGCTGGGCGCGGAGCTGTTCCTGGCCAAGCCCTTCCGCGCCGATGAGCTGCTGAGCGCGGTGGAGAACGCGCTGGCCAACGCACGGCGCCGCGCCCGGGCCGGCTCCATGGCCCTGCTTCGGCTGACGGTGGGTGGGTTGGAGTTCGCCATCCCCCTGGATGCCGTGCGTCAGGTCATCCTCCAGCCCGCCACGCGCCCGCTGCCGCTGGGGCCCTCGTACATGTCCGAGTTCTTCGAGCTGCGGGGCCAGCCGGTGTGCGTGCTGGACCTGGCTCGCCGGCTGGACGTGGACCACCGCGAGGTCGTCGAGGAGCGCAAGCTGGTCATCCTGGAGATCAACGGCGTGCAGCTGGCGCTGAGCGTGGATGCCGTGCAGGACCCCGAGGAGTACCAGTCCTCGGACATCGAGCGGGCCGAGCGCGTGGGTGGTTCCGGGCACGGGCAGCTGAAGGAGACCCTGGTGGGCATGCTGCGCGCGGGTGAGCGCTCGGTGCCCATCTTCGAGCCGGGCGCCTTCGCCACGCAGGAACTGCTGCGCGAGGCGCTCGCGGTGCTGCGCCCGGCGGAGGTGGAGCGCAGCGCATGA
- a CDS encoding CheR family methyltransferase, with protein sequence MSTGVEPQQVLARAREVVSSCTGFRDTAISPSAVDRVVRAELARGRSASDLLAELQRSGTALERALLDAVLVGETYFFRHPEQFRFLAAEAVPAALRRGGPVVRGWSAGCASGEEAYSIAACLQGTVPQGVRVEVLGTDLHEGRLEYARRGVYGSWSRREAGPLLYPLYQDAAEGRVSILDSVRAVARFAQTNLLEPLPEVHGSFDVIFCRNVLTYFSPDAVQVALGHLARALVPGGFLLLGTVEVDHPPAGLVRVGPPELQAFRRPLPRELTPPPRAAAAVREPEPPRPAPVRAPPPPQPAPSPVRLHLEALQRIEGGDEAGAATVLEKLLQQFRDYLPGMLELALLRERAGAREAAFALMHTVRDNAARLPPDLIIEGPEPLPARFYRASADAFLTLGAIE encoded by the coding sequence ATGAGTACGGGGGTGGAGCCGCAGCAGGTTCTCGCGCGAGCGCGTGAGGTCGTCTCGTCGTGCACGGGTTTCCGTGACACGGCCATCTCGCCCTCGGCGGTGGATCGCGTCGTGCGCGCGGAGCTGGCGCGGGGCCGCAGCGCGTCGGACCTGCTGGCGGAGCTGCAGCGTTCCGGCACGGCCCTGGAGCGGGCGTTGCTGGATGCCGTGCTGGTGGGGGAGACGTACTTCTTCCGCCACCCGGAGCAGTTCCGGTTCCTCGCCGCCGAGGCGGTGCCCGCGGCGTTGCGCCGGGGTGGCCCCGTGGTGCGTGGGTGGAGCGCGGGCTGTGCCTCGGGCGAGGAGGCCTATTCCATCGCCGCGTGTCTGCAGGGGACGGTGCCGCAGGGCGTGCGCGTGGAGGTGCTCGGCACGGACCTGCACGAGGGCCGCCTGGAATACGCGCGCCGGGGTGTGTATGGCTCCTGGTCCCGCCGCGAGGCCGGGCCGCTGCTCTATCCCCTCTATCAAGACGCCGCGGAGGGCCGGGTGAGCATCCTCGACTCCGTGCGCGCCGTCGCCCGCTTCGCCCAGACGAATCTGCTGGAGCCCCTGCCGGAGGTCCACGGCAGCTTCGACGTCATCTTCTGCCGCAACGTGCTGACGTACTTCTCGCCGGACGCGGTGCAGGTGGCCCTGGGCCACCTGGCGCGCGCGCTCGTTCCGGGTGGCTTCCTGCTGCTGGGCACGGTGGAGGTGGATCATCCTCCGGCGGGGCTGGTGCGCGTGGGGCCTCCGGAGCTGCAGGCCTTCCGCCGCCCGCTCCCGCGGGAATTGACGCCGCCGCCCCGAGCCGCCGCCGCGGTCCGCGAGCCCGAGCCTCCCCGGCCGGCTCCCGTCCGTGCGCCGCCGCCGCCCCAACCCGCCCCCTCGCCCGTGCGCCTCCACCTGGAGGCGCTCCAGCGCATCGAGGGGGGCGACGAGGCCGGCGCCGCCACCGTCCTGGAAAAGCTGCTGCAGCAGTTCAGGGACTACCTGCCCGGCATGCTGGAGCTTGCCCTCCTGCGCGAGCGCGCGGGGGCACGCGAGGCAGCCTTCGCTCTCATGCACACCGTGCGCGACAACGCCGCCCGGCTTCCGCCGGATCTGATCATCGAGGGGCCAGAGCCGCTACCGGCCCGCTTCTATAGGGCGTCCGCCGACGCCTTCCTCACGCTGGGAGCCATCGAATGA
- a CDS encoding chemotaxis protein CheW, producing MTSSTPRGPEEVQDQEVKALLEERATRLRGRADGTADETVLMVAEFPLGEERYAIPLESLRAALPLRLVTPVPLSMPHVIGVLRYQGQVLAALSLAALMGGHGWRQDPAVLLVLDRGDGELCALDCEAIPRPLSLPTAAVEAARTQAEGPVVEVPLKNNRQIIHLIDLPRLFARGAGARNAG from the coding sequence ATGACATCCTCCACCCCCCGAGGCCCCGAGGAAGTCCAGGATCAGGAGGTCAAAGCCCTCCTGGAGGAGCGCGCGACGCGCCTTCGTGGACGTGCCGATGGCACCGCCGACGAGACGGTGCTCATGGTGGCCGAGTTCCCCCTGGGCGAGGAGCGGTACGCCATTCCGCTCGAGTCGCTGCGCGCGGCGCTGCCGCTGCGGCTGGTGACGCCGGTGCCCCTGTCCATGCCGCACGTCATCGGCGTGCTGCGCTACCAGGGCCAGGTGCTCGCGGCGCTCAGCCTCGCGGCGCTGATGGGCGGCCACGGCTGGCGGCAGGACCCCGCCGTGCTGCTCGTGCTGGACCGTGGTGACGGGGAGCTGTGCGCCCTGGACTGCGAAGCCATTCCGCGCCCGCTCAGCCTGCCCACCGCGGCGGTGGAGGCGGCGCGCACGCAGGCGGAGGGTCCCGTGGTCGAGGTCCCTCTCAAGAACAACCGTCAGATCATCCACCTCATCGACCTGCCGCGCCTCTTCGCGCGCGGCGCCGGGGCTCGCAATGCCGGTTGA
- a CDS encoding hybrid sensor histidine kinase/response regulator: protein MPVDPMLQSLVAGFSSEAQEVCQKVTLDLLELEREGIDNEALSKVYTRLARHLHTLKGSAASLGLQDLSAIAHKLEDALAPLRKDIIPMPRSMVDLLLHGLDLFLLRAQAHADGRGDALPDPTDALAQLVAEAPPPEAAAGMTAPEPEPAPAKAAPAKAAPAPAPAAAAPALSLAADDSESLDAGWRVAAHQVTALMREVERLREFRMRLEDRLRDISKAVELLAVRELMAPTARARAVLAAVTAGVRSDGHEATDIVDSLEEGLKSITTRPVRTILEPLQRMVRDLSRQLGKQARLSVVGAEVSLDRRLLEKLKGAMVHLLRNAVDHGIEMPDERERAGKHHEGALTLRVEQQGNIFMMELSDDGRGIDVHVVRASAERKGLITADEGARMHEAQIRDLIFRPGFSTRVDVTDTSGRGVGLDAVRSAVESMQGRIEVVSTKGSGTRFMLTVPVELGSSPVLTVRAIDTAVGLPMLAVESTQLASQENLRIGRMRTQLDYNGQLVPVVDLGARLGLRASAPPSEGQPLIIVQSGGKRMALAVDAVVGDRDLVIRPLPAEVRDVPAYQGAAILSRGELLLILRPGWVVSESAPQTVAMPQSRRALVVDDSLTARALHRAMLEAGGFTVHLAASGARAMERLQTETYDVIICDLEMEEMNGTELIAKLRVQPDTKDIPVILVSANDSAGARARGLSAGADGFLSKRECAAGRLLAEVLDVMSRRGARA from the coding sequence ATGCCGGTTGACCCCATGCTGCAGAGCCTCGTGGCGGGCTTCTCGTCCGAGGCGCAGGAAGTCTGTCAGAAAGTCACCCTGGACCTGCTCGAGTTGGAGCGGGAGGGCATCGACAACGAGGCGCTGAGCAAGGTGTACACCCGCCTCGCGCGGCACCTGCACACCCTCAAGGGCAGTGCGGCCAGCCTCGGGTTGCAGGACCTGAGCGCCATCGCCCACAAGCTGGAGGATGCCCTCGCGCCGCTGCGCAAGGACATCATCCCCATGCCGCGGTCCATGGTGGACCTGCTGCTGCACGGGTTGGATCTCTTCCTGCTGCGCGCGCAGGCGCACGCGGACGGGCGCGGAGACGCGCTGCCGGATCCGACGGATGCGCTGGCCCAGCTCGTGGCGGAGGCGCCGCCCCCCGAGGCCGCCGCCGGCATGACCGCCCCCGAGCCGGAGCCCGCGCCCGCGAAGGCCGCGCCCGCGAAGGCCGCGCCCGCGCCCGCTCCGGCCGCGGCGGCCCCCGCGTTGTCCCTGGCGGCGGACGACTCCGAGTCGCTCGACGCTGGCTGGCGCGTGGCCGCGCACCAGGTGACGGCGCTGATGCGCGAAGTGGAGCGCCTGCGCGAGTTCCGCATGCGCCTGGAGGACCGGCTCCGGGACATCTCCAAGGCCGTGGAGTTGCTGGCCGTGCGCGAGCTGATGGCCCCCACGGCCCGGGCGCGCGCGGTGCTGGCGGCGGTGACGGCTGGCGTCCGCTCGGACGGCCACGAGGCCACCGACATCGTCGACAGCCTGGAGGAGGGCCTCAAGTCCATCACCACGCGCCCGGTGCGCACCATCCTCGAGCCGCTGCAGCGCATGGTGCGCGACCTGTCGCGTCAGCTGGGCAAGCAGGCCCGGCTCTCCGTGGTGGGCGCCGAGGTGTCGCTGGACCGCCGGCTGCTGGAGAAGCTCAAGGGCGCCATGGTGCACCTGCTGCGCAACGCGGTGGACCACGGCATCGAGATGCCCGACGAGCGCGAGCGCGCCGGCAAGCACCATGAGGGTGCCCTCACGCTGCGCGTGGAGCAGCAGGGCAACATCTTCATGATGGAGCTGAGCGACGACGGGCGCGGCATCGACGTCCATGTGGTGCGCGCGTCGGCCGAGCGCAAGGGGCTCATCACCGCGGACGAGGGCGCGCGGATGCACGAGGCGCAGATCCGCGACCTCATCTTCCGCCCCGGCTTCAGCACCCGCGTGGATGTCACCGACACCTCGGGCCGTGGCGTGGGCCTGGACGCGGTGCGCTCCGCGGTGGAGTCCATGCAGGGCCGTATCGAGGTGGTGAGCACCAAGGGCTCGGGCACGCGCTTCATGCTCACCGTGCCGGTGGAGCTGGGCAGCTCGCCGGTGCTGACGGTGCGCGCCATCGACACCGCGGTGGGCCTGCCCATGCTGGCGGTGGAGTCCACCCAGCTGGCCTCCCAGGAGAACCTGCGCATCGGCCGCATGAGGACGCAGCTGGACTACAACGGCCAGCTCGTTCCGGTGGTGGACCTGGGCGCCCGCCTGGGCCTGCGCGCCTCGGCGCCTCCGTCCGAGGGCCAGCCGCTCATCATCGTCCAGAGTGGTGGCAAGCGCATGGCGCTCGCGGTGGATGCGGTCGTGGGTGATCGCGACCTCGTCATCCGCCCGCTGCCCGCCGAGGTCCGGGACGTGCCCGCCTACCAGGGCGCCGCCATCCTCAGCCGCGGCGAGCTGCTGCTCATCCTCCGCCCTGGCTGGGTGGTGAGCGAGTCGGCTCCGCAGACGGTCGCCATGCCGCAGAGCCGCCGGGCGCTCGTGGTGGACGACTCGCTCACGGCGCGCGCCCTCCATCGTGCGATGCTGGAGGCAGGTGGCTTCACGGTGCACCTGGCCGCCAGTGGCGCTCGTGCCATGGAGCGGTTGCAGACGGAGACTTACGACGTGATCATTTGTGACCTCGAGATGGAGGAGATGAACGGGACCGAGCTCATCGCGAAGTTGCGCGTGCAGCCGGACACCAAGGACATCCCCGTCATCCTCGTCTCGGCCAACGACAGCGCGGGCGCGCGTGCGCGCGGGCTGTCCGCGGGAGCCGACGGGTTCCTCAGCAAGCGTGAGTGCGCCGCGGGCCGTCTGCTCGCCGAGGTGCTCGACGTGATGAGCCGGAGGGGGGCCCGGGCATGA
- a CDS encoding chemotaxis protein CheB, with the protein MSGGKDPIRVLVVDDSPTMADAVSALLTDDPRIEVVGRANTGSRAVTLARLLRPDVITMDLLMPDLDGPAAIAAIMAEAPARILVVSAVADQRNLEVCFQAMSAGALELIGKPSVTSGEELRRWGRQLAESVCLMAEVPVISRRMRIASPPPPVMGARVDIFGLAASTGGPPALSEVLSRLPADLPVPIVIAQHITEGFTPGMVRWLSQVTPLKVVIGREGERLEPGRVYFPLDGHDLTVEGAGVVRLTRTRGGPCPSGDLLLASLARTYGSRAGGGVLTGMGEDGARGLLDIRKAGGVTFAQDEASSVVFGMPRVAIELKAADRGVPLSAMPDIIRMSCRRGPMSGRTSGPEGVS; encoded by the coding sequence ATGAGCGGCGGGAAGGACCCCATCCGCGTGTTGGTGGTGGACGACTCGCCCACGATGGCGGACGCGGTCAGCGCGCTGCTGACGGACGATCCCCGCATCGAGGTGGTCGGCCGCGCCAACACGGGCAGCCGCGCGGTGACGCTGGCGCGCCTGCTGCGCCCGGACGTCATCACCATGGACCTGCTGATGCCGGACCTGGACGGCCCGGCGGCCATCGCGGCCATCATGGCCGAGGCGCCGGCGCGCATCCTGGTGGTGAGCGCCGTGGCGGATCAGCGCAACCTGGAGGTGTGCTTCCAGGCGATGAGCGCGGGCGCGCTGGAGCTCATCGGCAAGCCCTCCGTCACCAGTGGCGAGGAGCTGCGCCGCTGGGGCCGGCAGCTGGCCGAGTCGGTGTGTCTGATGGCGGAGGTGCCCGTCATCTCCCGGCGGATGCGCATCGCCTCGCCGCCGCCGCCGGTGATGGGCGCCCGGGTGGACATCTTCGGTCTGGCGGCCTCCACCGGTGGACCGCCCGCGCTGTCGGAGGTGCTCTCGCGCCTGCCGGCGGACCTGCCCGTGCCCATCGTCATCGCCCAGCACATCACCGAGGGCTTCACCCCGGGCATGGTGCGCTGGCTGTCGCAGGTGACGCCCCTCAAGGTGGTCATCGGCCGGGAGGGTGAGCGGCTGGAGCCGGGCCGGGTGTACTTCCCGCTGGATGGGCACGACCTGACGGTGGAGGGCGCCGGGGTGGTGCGGCTGACGCGTACGCGCGGCGGACCGTGTCCCTCGGGAGACCTGCTGCTGGCCTCGCTGGCGCGCACCTATGGGAGCCGCGCCGGTGGGGGCGTGCTCACCGGCATGGGCGAGGACGGGGCGCGGGGCCTGCTGGACATCCGCAAGGCCGGCGGCGTCACCTTCGCCCAGGACGAGGCGTCTTCCGTCGTCTTCGGCATGCCCCGGGTGGCCATCGAGCTGAAGGCCGCGGACCGGGGCGTGCCCCTGTCCGCCATGCCGGACATCATCCGGATGAGCTGCCGTCGTGGCCCCATGTCTGGCCGCACTTCTGGTCCGGAGGGTGTGTCTTGA
- a CDS encoding methyl-accepting chemotaxis protein, whose protein sequence is MSANATSKQSLGIGPKFILITAAVSLAVAVVLAVVAAQRLRSSLLDTTVSEGKAIIVGFSAAAERASADGVTSFGPLLSAFQNVGNVRYVYVVGGDNEVIAHSFPKEFPQVLLGINSLKPEAPAGGQNVQVADPAKVVLDTGKQEVIDLALPLSGGVRGVVHVGMKYEAIDGQVDMLLLNMALLGLLLAAGGAGAAALLSRSVVGPLRELTDVAAHIVESGDLTRPIQVKGSDEVSQLAHSFEQMVSRLRGVTQNLQQAAGALKGATEQLNNSAADQSQTVSRQASALQETQVTAQEIRQTSLLAAQKADSVLSVAERADELSRTGEAALEQTLVGLNDIRIQVQEIAQKILELGERTVQIGSITQTVKDLADQSNMLALNAAIEAVRSGEHGKGFGVVAREIRALADQSIESTDRVRELLDDIGNSVSVAVRITERGSQRMEAGLEQVRTYGKNLRELSSIIQDNAAAVRQIAAAVGQQNVGINQITTAVSDLSKMMDETVSRIGATGEAATTLQVIADQLNSAVKTYRVQ, encoded by the coding sequence GTGAGCGCCAACGCCACCTCCAAGCAGTCACTGGGCATCGGACCCAAATTCATCCTCATCACGGCGGCCGTCAGTCTCGCCGTGGCCGTCGTGCTCGCCGTGGTCGCCGCCCAGCGGCTGCGGAGCAGCCTCCTGGACACCACCGTGAGCGAGGGCAAGGCGATCATCGTCGGCTTCTCGGCGGCCGCGGAGCGGGCCTCGGCGGACGGCGTCACCTCGTTCGGGCCGCTGCTGAGCGCGTTCCAGAACGTTGGCAACGTGCGCTACGTGTACGTGGTGGGCGGCGACAACGAAGTCATCGCCCACTCGTTCCCCAAGGAATTCCCCCAGGTGCTGCTGGGCATCAACAGCCTGAAGCCCGAGGCGCCCGCCGGTGGCCAGAACGTGCAGGTGGCTGACCCGGCCAAGGTGGTGCTCGACACCGGCAAGCAGGAGGTCATCGACCTGGCCCTGCCCCTGTCCGGTGGCGTGCGCGGCGTGGTGCACGTGGGCATGAAGTACGAGGCCATCGACGGGCAGGTGGACATGCTGCTGCTCAACATGGCGCTGCTGGGCCTGCTCCTCGCCGCCGGTGGCGCGGGGGCCGCGGCCCTGCTGAGCCGCTCCGTGGTGGGCCCGCTGCGCGAGCTCACCGACGTGGCCGCCCACATCGTCGAGTCCGGCGATCTCACCCGACCCATCCAGGTGAAGGGCAGTGACGAGGTGAGCCAGCTGGCCCACTCCTTCGAGCAGATGGTGAGCCGGCTGCGCGGGGTGACGCAGAACCTCCAGCAGGCCGCTGGGGCCCTCAAGGGCGCCACCGAGCAGCTCAACAACTCCGCCGCCGACCAGTCGCAGACCGTGTCCCGTCAGGCCTCCGCCCTGCAGGAGACGCAGGTCACCGCGCAGGAGATCCGCCAGACGAGCCTCCTGGCCGCCCAGAAGGCCGACTCGGTGCTCTCCGTGGCCGAGCGCGCCGACGAGCTGAGCCGCACGGGCGAGGCCGCCCTGGAGCAGACGCTCGTGGGCCTCAACGACATCCGCATCCAGGTGCAGGAGATCGCCCAGAAGATCCTCGAGCTGGGCGAGCGCACCGTGCAGATCGGCAGCATCACCCAGACGGTGAAGGACCTGGCCGACCAGTCCAACATGCTGGCGCTCAACGCCGCCATCGAGGCGGTGCGCTCGGGTGAGCACGGCAAGGGCTTCGGCGTGGTGGCTCGTGAAATCCGCGCCCTGGCCGACCAGTCCATCGAGTCCACGGACCGCGTGCGCGAGCTGCTGGACGATATCGGCAACTCGGTGAGCGTGGCCGTGCGCATCACCGAGCGCGGCTCGCAGCGCATGGAGGCGGGCCTGGAGCAGGTGCGCACCTACGGCAAGAACCTGCGCGAGCTGTCCTCCATCATCCAGGACAACGCCGCCGCCGTGCGGCAGATCGCCGCCGCCGTGGGCCAGCAGAACGTGGGCATCAACCAGATCACCACCGCCGTGAGCGACCTGTCCAAGATGATGGACGAGACCGTGTCGCGTATCGGCGCCACCGGTGAGGCCGCCACCACGCTGCAGGTCATCGCCGACCAGCTCAACAGCGCAGTGAAGACCTACCGCGTGCAGTAG
- the clpA gene encoding ATP-dependent Clp protease ATP-binding subunit ClpA, whose amino-acid sequence MAGPLIAKELQASFRNALEEARRMRHEYLTLEHLLLALTKDARTREVLKGCGANVKRLQERLEGFLEETVERLPDGVEAEPQQTIGVERVLHRAAMHALSAEQKFIDGGDILVALFREEESHALYLLQEEGVTRLDLLNYISHGVSKDESSDGSESESAPRGSAPASDDEEGESPRKSPLEAYTTNLNEEAKQGRIDPLIGREKELERTIQVLCRRRKNNPLYVGETGVGKTAIAEGLALHIHEGKVPEALKNSVIFSLDMGALLAGTKFRGQFEERLKGVLKALQDHPDAILFIDEIHTIVGAGATSGGSMDASNLLKPALASGRLRCIGSTTYQEFKASFERDRALSRRFQKIEVGEPSVEDTVLILEGLKSRYEDHHGVKYAPEAIRAAAELSAKHINDRFLPDKAIDVIDETGAAERLKPEGKRTGQVTVADVEAVISKMAKIPAKSVSASEGVQLKNLEPELNKVIFGQESAIKSVVDAIKLARSGLRAPEKPIGSFLFSGPTGVGKTELAKQLASVLGVEFLRFDMSEYSEKHTVSRLIGAPPGYVGFDQGGLLTDAIRKHPYAVLVLDEIEKAHPDLFNILLQVMDHATLTDNNGRKADFRNIILILTTNAGAREMSTKSIGFGDKQAPADALRAKKAIENTFTPEFRNRLDGWVLFSGLPPEVILKVVDKEVGLLQKMLDEKRVKLELTPAARAWLAENGYDPAFGARPMARLVDNTLKKPLAEALLFGELKDGGTARFDVEGEGLKLKALPAPQPAPAA is encoded by the coding sequence GTGGCAGGACCGCTGATTGCCAAGGAGTTGCAGGCCAGTTTCCGCAACGCGCTCGAAGAGGCGCGGCGGATGCGGCACGAGTACCTGACGCTCGAGCACCTGCTGCTCGCGCTCACCAAGGACGCACGCACCCGGGAAGTGCTCAAGGGCTGCGGCGCCAACGTCAAGCGGCTGCAGGAACGCCTGGAGGGCTTCCTGGAGGAGACCGTCGAGCGTCTGCCCGATGGGGTGGAGGCCGAGCCGCAACAGACCATCGGCGTGGAGCGGGTGCTGCACCGCGCCGCCATGCACGCCCTGTCCGCCGAGCAGAAGTTCATCGACGGCGGCGACATCCTCGTGGCCCTCTTCCGCGAGGAGGAGAGCCATGCCCTCTACCTGCTGCAGGAGGAGGGCGTCACCCGGTTGGACCTGCTCAACTACATCTCCCACGGCGTCTCCAAGGACGAGTCCTCCGACGGGAGCGAGTCCGAGAGCGCGCCGCGCGGCAGTGCACCCGCCAGTGACGACGAGGAGGGGGAGTCTCCACGCAAGAGCCCGCTGGAGGCCTACACCACCAACCTCAACGAGGAGGCGAAGCAGGGCCGGATCGATCCGCTCATCGGGCGCGAGAAGGAGCTGGAGCGCACCATCCAGGTGCTCTGCCGGCGCCGGAAGAACAACCCGCTCTACGTGGGCGAGACGGGCGTGGGCAAGACGGCCATCGCCGAGGGGCTCGCGCTCCACATCCACGAGGGCAAGGTGCCCGAGGCGCTGAAGAACTCGGTCATCTTCTCGCTGGACATGGGCGCGTTGCTCGCGGGCACCAAGTTCCGCGGCCAGTTCGAGGAGCGCCTCAAGGGCGTGCTCAAGGCGCTGCAGGACCACCCGGACGCCATCCTCTTCATCGATGAGATCCACACCATCGTCGGGGCGGGGGCCACCAGCGGCGGCTCCATGGATGCGTCCAACCTGCTCAAGCCCGCGCTGGCCAGCGGCCGGCTGCGCTGCATCGGCTCGACGACGTACCAGGAGTTCAAGGCGTCCTTCGAGCGGGACCGGGCCCTGTCGCGGCGCTTCCAGAAGATCGAAGTGGGCGAGCCGTCCGTGGAGGACACCGTCCTCATCCTCGAGGGGCTGAAGAGCCGCTACGAGGACCACCACGGGGTGAAGTACGCGCCGGAGGCCATCCGGGCGGCGGCGGAGCTGAGCGCCAAGCACATCAACGACCGCTTCCTGCCGGACAAGGCCATCGACGTCATCGACGAGACGGGCGCGGCCGAGCGGCTCAAGCCCGAGGGCAAGCGCACCGGCCAGGTGACGGTGGCGGACGTGGAGGCCGTCATCTCGAAGATGGCGAAGATTCCGGCCAAGAGCGTGTCCGCCAGCGAGGGCGTGCAGCTCAAGAACCTGGAGCCCGAGCTCAACAAGGTCATCTTCGGGCAGGAGTCGGCCATCAAGTCGGTGGTGGACGCCATCAAGCTGGCGCGCAGCGGCCTGCGCGCGCCGGAGAAGCCCATCGGCAGCTTCCTCTTCTCGGGCCCCACGGGCGTGGGCAAGACGGAGCTGGCCAAGCAGCTCGCCTCGGTGCTGGGCGTGGAGTTCCTGCGCTTCGACATGAGCGAGTACTCGGAGAAGCACACGGTGAGCCGGCTCATCGGCGCGCCTCCGGGCTACGTGGGCTTCGACCAGGGTGGTCTGCTCACCGACGCCATCCGCAAGCACCCCTACGCGGTGCTGGTGCTGGACGAGATTGAAAAGGCCCACCCGGACCTCTTCAACATCCTGCTCCAGGTGATGGACCACGCGACGTTGACGGACAACAACGGCCGCAAGGCGGACTTCCGCAACATCATCCTCATCCTCACCACCAACGCGGGTGCGCGGGAGATGAGCACCAAGTCCATCGGCTTCGGCGACAAGCAGGCACCGGCGGACGCCCTGCGCGCGAAGAAGGCGATCGAAAACACCTTCACGCCCGAGTTCCGCAACCGCCTGGACGGGTGGGTGCTCTTCTCCGGCCTGCCGCCCGAGGTCATCCTCAAGGTGGTGGACAAGGAAGTGGGCCTGCTCCAGAAGATGCTGGACGAGAAGCGGGTGAAGCTGGAGCTGACGCCGGCGGCCCGGGCGTGGCTGGCGGAGAACGGGTACGACCCGGCCTTCGGCGCGCGGCCCATGGCCCGGCTGGTGGACAACACGCTCAAGAAGCCGCTGGCCGAGGCGCTCCTCTTCGGCGAGCTGAAGGACGGCGGCACCGCGCGCTTCGACGTGGAGGGCGAGGGCTTGAAGCTCAAGGCGCTCCCCGCACCGCAGCCGGCTCCGGCGGCGTAG
- a CDS encoding ATP-dependent Clp protease adaptor ClpS → MSREKSDPDSNVVTETVPQKKLKRPTLYKVLLHNDNYTTREFVVAVLKEIFHKSETDAVQIMLHVHYNGVGVAGVYTFEVAETKIRTVEAAARENGFPLRLSMEPEEG, encoded by the coding sequence ATGTCCCGAGAGAAGTCCGATCCGGATTCCAACGTCGTCACGGAGACGGTACCGCAGAAGAAGCTCAAGCGGCCCACCCTGTACAAGGTGCTCCTGCACAACGACAACTACACGACGCGGGAGTTCGTGGTCGCGGTGTTGAAGGAGATCTTCCACAAGTCCGAGACGGATGCCGTGCAGATCATGCTGCACGTTCATTACAACGGAGTCGGCGTAGCTGGCGTTTATACGTTCGAGGTCGCCGAGACGAAGATCAGGACCGTGGAGGCGGCGGCGCGGGAGAATGGCTTCCCGCTGCGCCTCTCGATGGAACCAGAGGAAGGTTGA